A single Syngnathus acus chromosome 8, fSynAcu1.2, whole genome shotgun sequence DNA region contains:
- the clec16a gene encoding protein CLEC16A isoform X3, with amino-acid sequence MFGRSRSWVGGQGKAKNIHSLEHLKYMYHVLTKNTTVTDHNRNLLVETIRSITEILIWGDQNDSSVFDFFLEKNMFAFFLNILRQKSGRYVCVQLLQTLNILFENIRHETSLYYLLSNNHVNSIIVHKFDFSDEEIMAYYISFLKTLSLKLNNHTVHFFYNEHTNDFALYTEAIKFFNHPESMVRIAVRTITLNVYKVSLDNQHMLHYIRDKTAVPYFSNLVWFIGSHVIELDKCVQTDEEHKNRGKLSDLVAEHLDHLHYLNDILIINCEFLNDVLTDHLLNRLFLPLYVFSLVNQETHEERKINPQVSLYLLSQVFLIIHYQPLVNALADVIFNGDLSVFIPQAGLHNTHKNTASSGAVRRFTKPPESLERSLELSRHRGRKRTQKRPNYKNLGEEDDDGGAGGGGGSGGNREGADESWDDSGREREKGKEIEMVVMEPCKVSELTEQNITDEEKTAAATRTQRSRPLLEMVYSALDCSHDDYHALFVLCLLYAVSHSKGINRDLLERLQLPVPDQERSCYSLVLAERLIRVMSQAARPDGRVRLATLELSCLLLKQSVLSGSPCIIKDVHLACLEGAREESLHLLRRFYRGEEIFLDMFEDEYRSMTSKPLNVEYLMMDASILLPPTGTPLTGIDFVKRLPCGDVEKTRRAIRVFFMLRSLSLQLQGEPETQLPLTRSEDLIKTDDVLDLNNSDLIACMVVSKDGGQAQRFLAVDVYQMSLVEPETKRLGWGVVKFAGLLQDMQVSGVEDDSRALNIVIHKPSSNPHAKPLPILQANFIFADHIRCIIAKQRLAKGRIQARRMKMQRISALLDLPVQPSTTEVLGFGQTANASPSGLPFRFYEQSRRAPNDPTASRAVFGSVDKVPGFAVAHCVSQHTPSPLSSPSTPSSGSGSTGRCDSVTTSTISAQSPTDDGTFLENTPPSSSCGEGEGSVGDLTSTPSTQGPPPTLAPSLTPASQPTISLLTDSNADNLSVESLTLLPPADSPHLHPCANPLAAPASFLMRLDEQSDEEKEDARKGEQEAEVSPMEHTEADGTLRENPNMEALIAVVEDPLGEDESEERRDSPQLEEEETQNGEKHTETPNSLELD; translated from the exons ATGTTTGGCAGGTCACGGAGCTGGGTTGGAGGGCAGGGGAAAGCGAAGAATATCCATTCCCTGGAACATTTAAA GTACATGTACCATGTTTTAACCAAAAACACTACAGTGACAGACCACAACCGCAATCTCCTGGTGGAGACCATCCGCTCCATCACAGAGATCCTCATCTGGGGGGACCAGAATGACAGCTCTGTATTTGA ctTCTTCCTAGAGAAGAACATGTTTGCCTTCTTCCTTAACATCCTGCGGCAGAAGTCAGGTCGTTATGTGTGCGTTCAGCTTCTCCAGACTCTTAACATACTCTTTGAGAACATCAGACACGAAACATCTCTGT ATTACTTATTATCAAACAACCATGTGAACTCCATCATCGTCCACAAGTTTGACTTTTCAGACGAGGAGATCATGGCCTACTATATCTCCTTCCTCAAGACACTGTCGCTCAAACTCAACAATCACACGGTGCACTTCTTCTACAATGAG cacacaaaTGACTTTGCCCTGTACACCGAGGCCATAAAGTTCTTCAACCACCCTGAAAGCATGGTCCGCATCGCAGTCCGCACCATCACCCTCAATGTATACAAAG TCTCAT TGGACAACCAGCACATGCTGCATTACATCAGAGATAAGACAGCGGTACCATATTTCAGCAACTTGGTCTGGTTTATCGGCAGCCATGTCATTGAACTGGACAAATGTGTACAAACCGATGAAGA GCACAAAAATCGAGGCAAATTAAGCGACCTGGTAGCCGAGCACCTCGACCATCTCCACTACCTGAACGACATCCTCATCATAAACTGTGAATTCCTCAATGATGTTTTGACGGACCACCTCCTCAACCGCTTGTTCTTACCTCTTTATGTGTTCTCATTGGTAAACCAAGAAACG CATGAAGAGCGAAAGATCAACCCTCAGGTGTCCCTCTACTTGCTGTCACAA GTATTTCTCATCATCCACTATCAACCCCTCGTCAACGCCCTGGCTGATGTCATCTTCAACGGAGACCTATCTGTCTTCATCCCACAGGCGGGCcttcacaacacacacaaaaacact GCTAGTTCCGGAGCTGTGCGTCGCTTTACCAAGCCACCGGAATCTTTGGAGCGCTCGCTGGAGCTCTCCCGCCACCGTGGCCGCAAGAGAACCCAGAAGAGGCCAAACTACAAGAACCTTGGCGAGGAAGATGATGACGGGGGTGccgggggaggaggaggaagcggcGGCAACCGGGAAGGGGCTGATGAGAGTTGGGACGATAGTGGCCGAGAGAGGGAGAAGGGAAAAG AAATAGAGATGGTGGTAATGGAGCCATGTAAGGTGTCGGAGTTGACCGAGCAAAATATCACGGACGAAGAGAAGACTGCAGCAGCCACGCGCACGCAAAGAAGCAG GCCTCTCTTGGAAATGGTTTACAGTGCCCTCGACTGCAGTCACGACGACTACCATGCCCTGTTTGTCCTCTGCTTGCTTTATGCGGTTTCACACAGCAAAG GTATAAACCGTGACCTTCTCGAGCGACTGCAGTTGCCAGTCCCGGACCAGGAACGAAGCTGTTATAGTTTGGTACTTGCAGAAAGGTTGATCAGAGTAATGAGCCAGGCAGCACGACCGG ACGGTCGAGTCCGTCTTGCTACCTTGGAGCTCAGCTGCCTTTTATTAAAACAGTCTGTGTTGTCTGGAAGTCCGTGTATCATCAAAGATGTTCATCTGGCCTGCTTGGAG GGGGCGAGAGAGGAAAGTCTCCACTTACTGCGGCGATTTTACAGG GGCGAGGAGATCTTTCTGGACATGTTTGAAGATGAATACAGAAGTATGACG AGTAAACCGCTGAATGTGGAATATCTGATGATGGATGCCTCCATACTCTTGCCGCCCACCGGCACACCTCTGACCGGTATCGACTTTGTCAAAAGGTTGCCTTGCGGAGATGTGGAGAAGACGCGGAGG GCCATACGTGTGTTTTTCATGCTGAGGTCATTATCGCTGCAGCTTCAAGGAGAACCTGAGACACAGCTGCCTCTCACCAGATCTGAAGATCTTATTAAGACTGATGATGTCTTAGACCTCA ATAACAGCGACTTGATAGCATGTATGGTGGTCAGTAAAGATGGCGGCCAGGCTCAAAGATTCCTCGCTGTCGATGTTTATCAGATGAGTTTGGTGGAACCAGAAACCAAACGCCTTGGCTGGGGtgttgtcaagtttgctggcCTATTGCAG GACATGCAGGTGTCTGGCGTGGAAGACGACAGCCGAGCTTTAAACATCGTCATACACAAGCCCAGTTCCAACCCGCATGCCAAGCCGCTGCCCATCCTACAGGCCAACTTCATCTTCGCCGACCACATCCGCTGCATCATCGCCAAGCAAAGACTAGCCAAAGGCCGCATTCAAGCCCGACgcatgaaaatgcaaagaataTCAG CTCTTTTAGACCTGCCTGTGCAGCCAAGTACAACTGAGGTGCTGGGTTTCGGACAGACCGCCAACGCCTCCCCCAGCGGCCTCCCTTTCCGTTTCTACGAGCAGTCAAGGCGAGCGCCCAATGATCCCACAGCCAGCAGAGCAGTCTTTGGCTCAGTTGATAAAGTCCCAG GCTTTGCTGTGGCTCACTGTGTGTCGCAACACACCCCCTCTCCTCTGTCCTCCCCTTCGACTCCCTCCAGTGGGAGTGGAAGCACAGGACGATGTGACTCGGTTACCACGAGCACCATTTCAGCTCAGAGCCCCACAG ATGACggcacatttttggaaaacacTCCTCCGTCCTCGTCCTGCGGAGAAGGCGAGGGAAGCGTCGGGGACTTAACGAGCACCCCCTCCACCCAAGGCCCGCCGCCGACCTTGGCGCCCAGCCTCACCCCGGCCTCCCAACCCACAATCTCCCTCCTCACCGACAGCAACGCCGACAACCTGAGCGTGGAATCGCTGACGTTGCTGCCCCCCGCGGATTCGCCGCACCTCCACCCCTGCGCCAATCCCCTCGCTGCCCCCGCCTCCTTTCTCATGAGACTGGATGAGCAGAGTGATGAAGAGAAAGAGGACGCAAGGAAAGGAGAGCAAGAGGCAGAAGTCTCGCCGATGGAGCACACTGAGGCGGATGGGACTTTGAGAGAAAATCCAAACATGGAGGCGCTCATAGCCGTAGTCGAGGATCCGCTGGGTGAAGATGAGTCAGAGGAGAGGCGAGACTCACCTCagctggaggaagaggaaacacaaaatggagaaaaGCACACGGAAACTCCTAACTCACTGGAACTGGACTAA
- the clec16a gene encoding protein CLEC16A isoform X4: protein MFGRSRSWVGGQGKAKNIHSLEHLKYMYHVLTKNTTVTDHNRNLLVETIRSITEILIWGDQNDSSVFDFFLEKNMFAFFLNILRQKSGRYVCVQLLQTLNILFENIRHETSLYYLLSNNHVNSIIVHKFDFSDEEIMAYYISFLKTLSLKLNNHTVHFFYNEHTNDFALYTEAIKFFNHPESMVRIAVRTITLNVYKVDNQHMLHYIRDKTAVPYFSNLVWFIGSHVIELDKCVQTDEEHKNRGKLSDLVAEHLDHLHYLNDILIINCEFLNDVLTDHLLNRLFLPLYVFSLVNQETHEERKINPQVSLYLLSQVFLIIHYQPLVNALADVIFNGDLSVFIPQAGLHNTHKNTASSGAVRRFTKPPESLERSLELSRHRGRKRTQKRPNYKNLGEEDDDGGAGGGGGSGGNREGADESWDDSGREREKGKEIEMVVMEPCKVSELTEQNITDEEKTAAATRTQRSRPLLEMVYSALDCSHDDYHALFVLCLLYAVSHSKGINRDLLERLQLPVPDQERSCYSLVLAERLIRVMSQAARPDGRVRLATLELSCLLLKQSVLSGSPCIIKDVHLACLEGAREESLHLLRRFYRGEEIFLDMFEDEYRSMTSKPLNVEYLMMDASILLPPTGTPLTGIDFVKRLPCGDVEKTRRAIRVFFMLRSLSLQLQGEPETQLPLTRSEDLIKTDDVLDLNNSDLIACMVVSKDGGQAQRFLAVDVYQMSLVEPETKRLGWGVVKFAGLLQDMQVSGVEDDSRALNIVIHKPSSNPHAKPLPILQANFIFADHIRCIIAKQRLAKGRIQARRMKMQRISALLDLPVQPSTTEVLGFGQTANASPSGLPFRFYEQSRRAPNDPTASRAVFGSVDKVPGFAVAHCVSQHTPSPLSSPSTPSSGSGSTGRCDSVTTSTISAQSPTDDGTFLENTPPSSSCGEGEGSVGDLTSTPSTQGPPPTLAPSLTPASQPTISLLTDSNADNLSVESLTLLPPADSPHLHPCANPLAAPASFLMRLDEQSDEEKEDARKGEQEAEVSPMEHTEADGTLRENPNMEALIAVVEDPLGEDESEERRDSPQLEEEETQNGEKHTETPNSLELD from the exons ATGTTTGGCAGGTCACGGAGCTGGGTTGGAGGGCAGGGGAAAGCGAAGAATATCCATTCCCTGGAACATTTAAA GTACATGTACCATGTTTTAACCAAAAACACTACAGTGACAGACCACAACCGCAATCTCCTGGTGGAGACCATCCGCTCCATCACAGAGATCCTCATCTGGGGGGACCAGAATGACAGCTCTGTATTTGA ctTCTTCCTAGAGAAGAACATGTTTGCCTTCTTCCTTAACATCCTGCGGCAGAAGTCAGGTCGTTATGTGTGCGTTCAGCTTCTCCAGACTCTTAACATACTCTTTGAGAACATCAGACACGAAACATCTCTGT ATTACTTATTATCAAACAACCATGTGAACTCCATCATCGTCCACAAGTTTGACTTTTCAGACGAGGAGATCATGGCCTACTATATCTCCTTCCTCAAGACACTGTCGCTCAAACTCAACAATCACACGGTGCACTTCTTCTACAATGAG cacacaaaTGACTTTGCCCTGTACACCGAGGCCATAAAGTTCTTCAACCACCCTGAAAGCATGGTCCGCATCGCAGTCCGCACCATCACCCTCAATGTATACAAAG TGGACAACCAGCACATGCTGCATTACATCAGAGATAAGACAGCGGTACCATATTTCAGCAACTTGGTCTGGTTTATCGGCAGCCATGTCATTGAACTGGACAAATGTGTACAAACCGATGAAGA GCACAAAAATCGAGGCAAATTAAGCGACCTGGTAGCCGAGCACCTCGACCATCTCCACTACCTGAACGACATCCTCATCATAAACTGTGAATTCCTCAATGATGTTTTGACGGACCACCTCCTCAACCGCTTGTTCTTACCTCTTTATGTGTTCTCATTGGTAAACCAAGAAACG CATGAAGAGCGAAAGATCAACCCTCAGGTGTCCCTCTACTTGCTGTCACAA GTATTTCTCATCATCCACTATCAACCCCTCGTCAACGCCCTGGCTGATGTCATCTTCAACGGAGACCTATCTGTCTTCATCCCACAGGCGGGCcttcacaacacacacaaaaacact GCTAGTTCCGGAGCTGTGCGTCGCTTTACCAAGCCACCGGAATCTTTGGAGCGCTCGCTGGAGCTCTCCCGCCACCGTGGCCGCAAGAGAACCCAGAAGAGGCCAAACTACAAGAACCTTGGCGAGGAAGATGATGACGGGGGTGccgggggaggaggaggaagcggcGGCAACCGGGAAGGGGCTGATGAGAGTTGGGACGATAGTGGCCGAGAGAGGGAGAAGGGAAAAG AAATAGAGATGGTGGTAATGGAGCCATGTAAGGTGTCGGAGTTGACCGAGCAAAATATCACGGACGAAGAGAAGACTGCAGCAGCCACGCGCACGCAAAGAAGCAG GCCTCTCTTGGAAATGGTTTACAGTGCCCTCGACTGCAGTCACGACGACTACCATGCCCTGTTTGTCCTCTGCTTGCTTTATGCGGTTTCACACAGCAAAG GTATAAACCGTGACCTTCTCGAGCGACTGCAGTTGCCAGTCCCGGACCAGGAACGAAGCTGTTATAGTTTGGTACTTGCAGAAAGGTTGATCAGAGTAATGAGCCAGGCAGCACGACCGG ACGGTCGAGTCCGTCTTGCTACCTTGGAGCTCAGCTGCCTTTTATTAAAACAGTCTGTGTTGTCTGGAAGTCCGTGTATCATCAAAGATGTTCATCTGGCCTGCTTGGAG GGGGCGAGAGAGGAAAGTCTCCACTTACTGCGGCGATTTTACAGG GGCGAGGAGATCTTTCTGGACATGTTTGAAGATGAATACAGAAGTATGACG AGTAAACCGCTGAATGTGGAATATCTGATGATGGATGCCTCCATACTCTTGCCGCCCACCGGCACACCTCTGACCGGTATCGACTTTGTCAAAAGGTTGCCTTGCGGAGATGTGGAGAAGACGCGGAGG GCCATACGTGTGTTTTTCATGCTGAGGTCATTATCGCTGCAGCTTCAAGGAGAACCTGAGACACAGCTGCCTCTCACCAGATCTGAAGATCTTATTAAGACTGATGATGTCTTAGACCTCA ATAACAGCGACTTGATAGCATGTATGGTGGTCAGTAAAGATGGCGGCCAGGCTCAAAGATTCCTCGCTGTCGATGTTTATCAGATGAGTTTGGTGGAACCAGAAACCAAACGCCTTGGCTGGGGtgttgtcaagtttgctggcCTATTGCAG GACATGCAGGTGTCTGGCGTGGAAGACGACAGCCGAGCTTTAAACATCGTCATACACAAGCCCAGTTCCAACCCGCATGCCAAGCCGCTGCCCATCCTACAGGCCAACTTCATCTTCGCCGACCACATCCGCTGCATCATCGCCAAGCAAAGACTAGCCAAAGGCCGCATTCAAGCCCGACgcatgaaaatgcaaagaataTCAG CTCTTTTAGACCTGCCTGTGCAGCCAAGTACAACTGAGGTGCTGGGTTTCGGACAGACCGCCAACGCCTCCCCCAGCGGCCTCCCTTTCCGTTTCTACGAGCAGTCAAGGCGAGCGCCCAATGATCCCACAGCCAGCAGAGCAGTCTTTGGCTCAGTTGATAAAGTCCCAG GCTTTGCTGTGGCTCACTGTGTGTCGCAACACACCCCCTCTCCTCTGTCCTCCCCTTCGACTCCCTCCAGTGGGAGTGGAAGCACAGGACGATGTGACTCGGTTACCACGAGCACCATTTCAGCTCAGAGCCCCACAG ATGACggcacatttttggaaaacacTCCTCCGTCCTCGTCCTGCGGAGAAGGCGAGGGAAGCGTCGGGGACTTAACGAGCACCCCCTCCACCCAAGGCCCGCCGCCGACCTTGGCGCCCAGCCTCACCCCGGCCTCCCAACCCACAATCTCCCTCCTCACCGACAGCAACGCCGACAACCTGAGCGTGGAATCGCTGACGTTGCTGCCCCCCGCGGATTCGCCGCACCTCCACCCCTGCGCCAATCCCCTCGCTGCCCCCGCCTCCTTTCTCATGAGACTGGATGAGCAGAGTGATGAAGAGAAAGAGGACGCAAGGAAAGGAGAGCAAGAGGCAGAAGTCTCGCCGATGGAGCACACTGAGGCGGATGGGACTTTGAGAGAAAATCCAAACATGGAGGCGCTCATAGCCGTAGTCGAGGATCCGCTGGGTGAAGATGAGTCAGAGGAGAGGCGAGACTCACCTCagctggaggaagaggaaacacaaaatggagaaaaGCACACGGAAACTCCTAACTCACTGGAACTGGACTAA
- the clec16a gene encoding protein CLEC16A isoform X2, with translation MFGRSRSWVGGQGKAKNIHSLEHLKYMYHVLTKNTTVTDHNRNLLVETIRSITEILIWGDQNDSSVFDFFLEKNMFAFFLNILRQKSGRYVCVQLLQTLNILFENIRHETSLYYLLSNNHVNSIIVHKFDFSDEEIMAYYISFLKTLSLKLNNHTVHFFYNEHTNDFALYTEAIKFFNHPESMVRIAVRTITLNVYKVDNQHMLHYIRDKTAVPYFSNLVWFIGSHVIELDKCVQTDEEHKNRGKLSDLVAEHLDHLHYLNDILIINCEFLNDVLTDHLLNRLFLPLYVFSLVNQETHEERKINPQVSLYLLSQVFLIIHYQPLVNALADVIFNGDLSVFIPQAGLHNTHKNTASSGAVRRFTKPPESLERSLELSRHRGRKRTQKRPNYKNLGEEDDDGGAGGGGGSGGNREGADESWDDSGREREKGKGTEVVGSSKGSRASGETAEEIEMVVMEPCKVSELTEQNITDEEKTAAATRTQRSRPLLEMVYSALDCSHDDYHALFVLCLLYAVSHSKGINRDLLERLQLPVPDQERSCYSLVLAERLIRVMSQAARPDGRVRLATLELSCLLLKQSVLSGSPCIIKDVHLACLEGAREESLHLLRRFYRGEEIFLDMFEDEYRSMTSKPLNVEYLMMDASILLPPTGTPLTGIDFVKRLPCGDVEKTRRAIRVFFMLRSLSLQLQGEPETQLPLTRSEDLIKTDDVLDLNNSDLIACMVVSKDGGQAQRFLAVDVYQMSLVEPETKRLGWGVVKFAGLLQDMQVSGVEDDSRALNIVIHKPSSNPHAKPLPILQANFIFADHIRCIIAKQRLAKGRIQARRMKMQRISALLDLPVQPSTTEVLGFGQTANASPSGLPFRFYEQSRRAPNDPTASRAVFGSVDKVPGFAVAHCVSQHTPSPLSSPSTPSSGSGSTGRCDSVTTSTISAQSPTDDGTFLENTPPSSSCGEGEGSVGDLTSTPSTQGPPPTLAPSLTPASQPTISLLTDSNADNLSVESLTLLPPADSPHLHPCANPLAAPASFLMRLDEQSDEEKEDARKGEQEAEVSPMEHTEADGTLRENPNMEALIAVVEDPLGEDESEERRDSPQLEEEETQNGEKHTETPNSLELD, from the exons ATGTTTGGCAGGTCACGGAGCTGGGTTGGAGGGCAGGGGAAAGCGAAGAATATCCATTCCCTGGAACATTTAAA GTACATGTACCATGTTTTAACCAAAAACACTACAGTGACAGACCACAACCGCAATCTCCTGGTGGAGACCATCCGCTCCATCACAGAGATCCTCATCTGGGGGGACCAGAATGACAGCTCTGTATTTGA ctTCTTCCTAGAGAAGAACATGTTTGCCTTCTTCCTTAACATCCTGCGGCAGAAGTCAGGTCGTTATGTGTGCGTTCAGCTTCTCCAGACTCTTAACATACTCTTTGAGAACATCAGACACGAAACATCTCTGT ATTACTTATTATCAAACAACCATGTGAACTCCATCATCGTCCACAAGTTTGACTTTTCAGACGAGGAGATCATGGCCTACTATATCTCCTTCCTCAAGACACTGTCGCTCAAACTCAACAATCACACGGTGCACTTCTTCTACAATGAG cacacaaaTGACTTTGCCCTGTACACCGAGGCCATAAAGTTCTTCAACCACCCTGAAAGCATGGTCCGCATCGCAGTCCGCACCATCACCCTCAATGTATACAAAG TGGACAACCAGCACATGCTGCATTACATCAGAGATAAGACAGCGGTACCATATTTCAGCAACTTGGTCTGGTTTATCGGCAGCCATGTCATTGAACTGGACAAATGTGTACAAACCGATGAAGA GCACAAAAATCGAGGCAAATTAAGCGACCTGGTAGCCGAGCACCTCGACCATCTCCACTACCTGAACGACATCCTCATCATAAACTGTGAATTCCTCAATGATGTTTTGACGGACCACCTCCTCAACCGCTTGTTCTTACCTCTTTATGTGTTCTCATTGGTAAACCAAGAAACG CATGAAGAGCGAAAGATCAACCCTCAGGTGTCCCTCTACTTGCTGTCACAA GTATTTCTCATCATCCACTATCAACCCCTCGTCAACGCCCTGGCTGATGTCATCTTCAACGGAGACCTATCTGTCTTCATCCCACAGGCGGGCcttcacaacacacacaaaaacact GCTAGTTCCGGAGCTGTGCGTCGCTTTACCAAGCCACCGGAATCTTTGGAGCGCTCGCTGGAGCTCTCCCGCCACCGTGGCCGCAAGAGAACCCAGAAGAGGCCAAACTACAAGAACCTTGGCGAGGAAGATGATGACGGGGGTGccgggggaggaggaggaagcggcGGCAACCGGGAAGGGGCTGATGAGAGTTGGGACGATAGTGGCCGAGAGAGGGAGAAGGGAAAAGGTACAGAGGTTGTTGGGAGTTCTAAGGGGAGCAGAGCGAGTGGGGAAACGGCGGAAG AAATAGAGATGGTGGTAATGGAGCCATGTAAGGTGTCGGAGTTGACCGAGCAAAATATCACGGACGAAGAGAAGACTGCAGCAGCCACGCGCACGCAAAGAAGCAG GCCTCTCTTGGAAATGGTTTACAGTGCCCTCGACTGCAGTCACGACGACTACCATGCCCTGTTTGTCCTCTGCTTGCTTTATGCGGTTTCACACAGCAAAG GTATAAACCGTGACCTTCTCGAGCGACTGCAGTTGCCAGTCCCGGACCAGGAACGAAGCTGTTATAGTTTGGTACTTGCAGAAAGGTTGATCAGAGTAATGAGCCAGGCAGCACGACCGG ACGGTCGAGTCCGTCTTGCTACCTTGGAGCTCAGCTGCCTTTTATTAAAACAGTCTGTGTTGTCTGGAAGTCCGTGTATCATCAAAGATGTTCATCTGGCCTGCTTGGAG GGGGCGAGAGAGGAAAGTCTCCACTTACTGCGGCGATTTTACAGG GGCGAGGAGATCTTTCTGGACATGTTTGAAGATGAATACAGAAGTATGACG AGTAAACCGCTGAATGTGGAATATCTGATGATGGATGCCTCCATACTCTTGCCGCCCACCGGCACACCTCTGACCGGTATCGACTTTGTCAAAAGGTTGCCTTGCGGAGATGTGGAGAAGACGCGGAGG GCCATACGTGTGTTTTTCATGCTGAGGTCATTATCGCTGCAGCTTCAAGGAGAACCTGAGACACAGCTGCCTCTCACCAGATCTGAAGATCTTATTAAGACTGATGATGTCTTAGACCTCA ATAACAGCGACTTGATAGCATGTATGGTGGTCAGTAAAGATGGCGGCCAGGCTCAAAGATTCCTCGCTGTCGATGTTTATCAGATGAGTTTGGTGGAACCAGAAACCAAACGCCTTGGCTGGGGtgttgtcaagtttgctggcCTATTGCAG GACATGCAGGTGTCTGGCGTGGAAGACGACAGCCGAGCTTTAAACATCGTCATACACAAGCCCAGTTCCAACCCGCATGCCAAGCCGCTGCCCATCCTACAGGCCAACTTCATCTTCGCCGACCACATCCGCTGCATCATCGCCAAGCAAAGACTAGCCAAAGGCCGCATTCAAGCCCGACgcatgaaaatgcaaagaataTCAG CTCTTTTAGACCTGCCTGTGCAGCCAAGTACAACTGAGGTGCTGGGTTTCGGACAGACCGCCAACGCCTCCCCCAGCGGCCTCCCTTTCCGTTTCTACGAGCAGTCAAGGCGAGCGCCCAATGATCCCACAGCCAGCAGAGCAGTCTTTGGCTCAGTTGATAAAGTCCCAG GCTTTGCTGTGGCTCACTGTGTGTCGCAACACACCCCCTCTCCTCTGTCCTCCCCTTCGACTCCCTCCAGTGGGAGTGGAAGCACAGGACGATGTGACTCGGTTACCACGAGCACCATTTCAGCTCAGAGCCCCACAG ATGACggcacatttttggaaaacacTCCTCCGTCCTCGTCCTGCGGAGAAGGCGAGGGAAGCGTCGGGGACTTAACGAGCACCCCCTCCACCCAAGGCCCGCCGCCGACCTTGGCGCCCAGCCTCACCCCGGCCTCCCAACCCACAATCTCCCTCCTCACCGACAGCAACGCCGACAACCTGAGCGTGGAATCGCTGACGTTGCTGCCCCCCGCGGATTCGCCGCACCTCCACCCCTGCGCCAATCCCCTCGCTGCCCCCGCCTCCTTTCTCATGAGACTGGATGAGCAGAGTGATGAAGAGAAAGAGGACGCAAGGAAAGGAGAGCAAGAGGCAGAAGTCTCGCCGATGGAGCACACTGAGGCGGATGGGACTTTGAGAGAAAATCCAAACATGGAGGCGCTCATAGCCGTAGTCGAGGATCCGCTGGGTGAAGATGAGTCAGAGGAGAGGCGAGACTCACCTCagctggaggaagaggaaacacaaaatggagaaaaGCACACGGAAACTCCTAACTCACTGGAACTGGACTAA